Proteins from a genomic interval of Leifsonia shinshuensis:
- a CDS encoding maltokinase N-terminal cap-like domain-containing protein yields MTELTELVGSWMRRQRWYSTKAFEPRLRLLGSFELEPAPESTDDGSRIVTHFFCDDAPRTPRVYQVPLVARARRDGDPAGFVGEAGGRYLYDGPVEEAYVAALAALMTGAGAADGEHARAGGHTLGERIPVLSSRRLSAEQSNTSIVAELGDRLALVKVFRVVQDGENPDISTLAALTAGGSERTPALLGWLTGAWPAPDGTQANGELALMQDFVPGAEDGWELAVSAAEAGEDFTERAIALGAGTAELHRLLAGVLPTKRAEPEDVRAALDGMFQRLTITTTEVPEVETLRGPIASVYEAAAGGPLPVLQRIHGDLHLGQVLHSPERGWQFIDFEGEPLRPLAERALPDATMRDVAGMLRSFDYVAGSLARREPPVDAVAWAADARRAYLEGYASVAGDVLDEYAGLLAAFELDKAVYEITYEARHRPSWIPIPRAAVERLLRDAAGIAH; encoded by the coding sequence CAGCGCTGGTACTCGACGAAGGCGTTCGAACCGAGGCTGCGCCTGCTGGGGTCCTTCGAACTGGAGCCCGCGCCGGAGAGCACGGACGACGGCTCACGGATCGTGACCCACTTCTTCTGCGACGACGCGCCCCGGACGCCCCGCGTCTATCAGGTCCCGCTCGTCGCGCGGGCGCGGCGGGACGGCGACCCGGCCGGGTTCGTGGGCGAGGCCGGGGGGCGGTACCTCTACGACGGACCGGTCGAGGAGGCGTACGTCGCCGCGCTCGCCGCGCTGATGACGGGTGCGGGGGCGGCCGACGGCGAGCACGCCCGCGCGGGCGGGCACACCCTGGGCGAGCGCATCCCCGTGCTCTCGTCGCGGCGCCTCTCCGCCGAGCAGTCCAACACCTCGATCGTCGCCGAACTGGGCGACCGGCTCGCGCTGGTGAAGGTCTTCCGGGTCGTCCAGGACGGCGAGAACCCGGACATCTCCACGCTCGCGGCGCTGACCGCGGGCGGTTCCGAGCGCACGCCCGCACTGCTCGGCTGGCTGACCGGGGCGTGGCCGGCGCCGGACGGGACGCAGGCGAACGGTGAGCTGGCGCTGATGCAGGACTTCGTGCCCGGCGCGGAGGACGGCTGGGAGCTCGCGGTCAGCGCCGCGGAGGCGGGCGAGGACTTCACCGAGCGCGCCATCGCCCTCGGCGCCGGCACCGCGGAGCTGCACCGCCTGCTCGCGGGCGTGCTGCCGACCAAGCGGGCCGAGCCCGAGGACGTCCGCGCCGCCCTCGACGGCATGTTCCAGCGGCTCACCATCACGACGACGGAGGTGCCGGAGGTCGAGACCCTGCGCGGCCCGATCGCGTCCGTCTACGAGGCGGCGGCCGGCGGGCCGCTCCCGGTGCTGCAGCGCATCCACGGCGACCTCCACCTCGGCCAGGTGCTGCACTCGCCGGAGCGCGGCTGGCAGTTCATCGACTTCGAGGGCGAGCCGCTGCGGCCGCTCGCGGAGCGGGCGCTGCCCGACGCGACGATGCGGGACGTCGCGGGGATGCTGCGCTCGTTCGACTACGTCGCCGGGTCGCTCGCCCGGCGCGAGCCGCCCGTCGACGCCGTGGCGTGGGCCGCGGACGCCAGGAGGGCGTACCTCGAGGGCTACGCGAGCGTCGCGGGCGACGTCCTCGACGAGTACGCGGGACTGCTGGCGGCGTTCGAGCTGGACAAGGCGGTCTACGAGATCACCTACGAGGCCCGGCACCGGCCGAGCTGGATCCCGATCCCGCGCGCGGCCGTGGAGCGGCTGCTGAGGGACGCGGCGGGGATCGCGCACTGA
- a CDS encoding LLM class flavin-dependent oxidoreductase yields the protein MTRQIRFNAFDMNCVAHQSSGMWRHPDDQAWRYKDLTYWTELAKLLERGTFDGIFIADVLGTYDVYGGNNEAAIRHGAQVPVNDPLLLVSAMALVTENLGFGVTAGTAYEHPYPFARRMSTLDHLTNGRVGWNVVTGYLPSAARNMGHDDQLQHDDRYDHADEYLEVLYKLWEGSWEDDAVIRDRESGVFTDPAKVHEIGHQGKHFTVPGIHLSEPSPQRTPVIYQAGASKRGISFAAENAEAIFVAASTKEGLKETVGKLRDALEAAGRDRYAARIYTLLTIVTDETDDKAQAKFEDFLQYTNDEGALVFMSGWMGVDLSQYDLDEPIGNVKSNAIQSAVANFQRPNADGGEWTVRDIGRNGVIGGLGPFIVGGAVSIADQLQEWVEETDVDGFNLAYAITPGTFEDIVEFVIPELRKRGAYPEEYAEGTLRNKLHGAGDRLPDDHRGARYRYNATAAQA from the coding sequence ATGACCCGGCAGATCCGCTTCAACGCCTTCGACATGAACTGCGTCGCCCACCAGTCCTCCGGGATGTGGCGCCACCCCGACGACCAGGCCTGGCGGTACAAGGACCTCACCTACTGGACCGAGCTCGCGAAGCTGCTCGAGCGCGGCACCTTCGACGGGATCTTCATCGCCGACGTGCTCGGCACCTACGACGTGTACGGCGGCAATAATGAGGCCGCCATCCGGCACGGCGCCCAGGTGCCGGTCAACGACCCGCTCCTCCTGGTTTCCGCGATGGCGCTGGTGACCGAGAACCTCGGCTTCGGCGTCACCGCCGGCACCGCCTACGAGCACCCGTACCCGTTCGCGCGCCGCATGTCGACGCTCGACCACCTGACCAACGGCCGGGTCGGCTGGAACGTCGTCACCGGCTACCTCCCCTCGGCCGCGCGCAACATGGGTCACGACGACCAGCTCCAGCACGACGACCGCTACGACCACGCGGACGAGTACCTGGAGGTGCTCTACAAGCTGTGGGAGGGCTCCTGGGAGGACGACGCCGTCATCCGCGACCGCGAGTCCGGCGTCTTCACCGACCCGGCGAAGGTCCACGAGATCGGCCACCAGGGCAAGCACTTCACCGTCCCCGGCATCCACCTCTCCGAGCCCAGCCCGCAGCGCACACCCGTGATCTACCAGGCCGGCGCGTCCAAGCGCGGCATCTCCTTCGCAGCGGAGAACGCCGAGGCGATCTTCGTCGCGGCCTCCACCAAGGAGGGCCTCAAGGAGACCGTCGGCAAGCTCCGCGACGCGCTGGAGGCCGCGGGCCGCGACCGCTACGCTGCCCGCATTTACACCCTGCTCACGATCGTCACCGACGAGACCGACGATAAGGCGCAGGCCAAGTTCGAGGACTTCCTGCAGTACACGAACGACGAGGGCGCCCTGGTCTTCATGTCGGGCTGGATGGGCGTCGACCTGTCGCAGTACGACCTGGACGAGCCGATCGGCAACGTCAAGAGCAACGCCATCCAGTCGGCGGTCGCCAACTTCCAGCGCCCGAACGCCGACGGCGGCGAGTGGACGGTGCGCGACATCGGCCGCAACGGCGTCATCGGCGGCCTCGGCCCGTTCATCGTGGGCGGCGCGGTGAGCATCGCCGACCAGCTCCAGGAGTGGGTCGAGGAGACCGACGTGGACGGCTTCAATCTGGCCTACGCGATCACGCCGGGCACGTTCGAGGACATCGTGGAGTTCGTTATCCCGGAGCTGCGCAAGCGCGGCGCCTATCCGGAGGAGTACGCGGAGGGCACGCTCCGCAACAAGCTGCACGGCGCGGGCGACCGACTGCCGGACGACCACCGCGGCGCGCGCTACCGATACAACGCGACGGCCGCCCAGGCCTGA
- a CDS encoding enoyl-CoA hydratase-related protein gives MIELGIQDDVAHVTLNAPERLNALGPDDLRALDAAYAEAEAAGVRALVLRGEGRSFCAGRDIAGVDPATDDVAGYLDGLVTPLLRRMSAFPAPTFAAARGAALGVGLGLLVATDVVYVAEDAKIGSPFAALGAALDSGGHWLLVSRLGPHRALDLIYSGKLISGAEAVAGGLFSRALPADEVDAAADEAAAAAARGATQAFLASKRIVAGLRDGSLDLWSSVAAETQAQTTLRDTQDYHEGFAAFQQKRRPVFRGR, from the coding sequence GTGATCGAGCTCGGCATCCAGGACGACGTCGCGCACGTCACGCTGAACGCGCCCGAGCGGCTGAACGCGCTCGGTCCCGACGACCTCCGCGCGCTCGACGCCGCCTACGCCGAGGCCGAGGCCGCCGGGGTGCGGGCGCTCGTGCTGCGCGGCGAGGGCCGGTCGTTCTGCGCCGGACGCGACATCGCCGGCGTCGACCCGGCGACCGACGACGTGGCCGGCTACCTCGACGGACTGGTGACGCCGCTGCTGCGCCGGATGAGCGCGTTCCCTGCGCCGACCTTCGCGGCGGCCCGCGGCGCGGCCCTCGGCGTCGGGCTCGGCCTCCTGGTCGCCACCGATGTCGTGTACGTCGCCGAGGACGCCAAGATCGGCTCGCCGTTCGCCGCCCTGGGCGCCGCGCTCGACTCCGGAGGCCACTGGCTATTGGTCTCGCGGCTCGGCCCGCACCGCGCGCTCGACCTCATCTACTCCGGAAAGCTGATCTCCGGCGCGGAGGCGGTCGCCGGCGGCCTGTTCAGCCGGGCGCTGCCCGCCGACGAGGTGGACGCCGCAGCGGACGAGGCCGCCGCTGCCGCCGCCCGCGGTGCGACGCAGGCCTTCCTCGCGAGCAAGCGCATCGTCGCGGGCCTCCGCGACGGCTCGCTCGACCTGTGGTCGTCCGTCGCCGCCGAGACGCAGGCGCAAACGACCCTGCGCGACACGCAGGACTACCACGAGGGCTTCGCCGCCTTCCAGCAGAAGCGCCGCCCAGTCTTCCGCGGCCGCTGA
- the paaE gene encoding 1,2-phenylacetyl-CoA epoxidase subunit PaaE → MARARFHTLAVAEVRPLTAASVEVTFAVPDDLHGEYDYLPGQHVALRATVGGKELRRSYSICRPPTPGRISVAIKRDLGGAFSTWATSELHAGDRIDVMSPQGTFTIDLTALDGVHVAGIAAGSGITPLMALASSVLSASDTSTFTLVYTNRTAIDVMFLEELADLKDRYPSRLALHHVLSREQRSAPLLSGRIDEERLRTILDALLPPDTVDQWFLCGPFELVQLCRDVLETYDVPRQSIHFELFTTGEPGEVRGDVGHPVVVHEGERTAEIEFTLDGQTSTVTTPVDANESVLNAALRVRPDVPFACTGGVCGTCRARLLSGDVRMTENYALEPEELEAGYVLTCQSHPLTEKVAVDYDV, encoded by the coding sequence ATGGCGCGTGCGCGATTCCACACGCTCGCGGTCGCCGAGGTGCGCCCGCTGACCGCGGCGAGCGTCGAGGTGACGTTCGCCGTCCCCGACGACCTGCACGGCGAGTACGACTACCTGCCCGGGCAGCATGTCGCCCTCCGCGCAACGGTCGGCGGCAAGGAGCTGCGGCGCAGCTACTCGATCTGCCGGCCGCCGACACCGGGCCGGATCAGCGTCGCGATCAAGCGCGACCTGGGCGGCGCGTTCTCCACCTGGGCGACCAGCGAGCTGCACGCGGGTGACCGGATCGATGTGATGAGCCCGCAGGGGACGTTCACGATCGACCTCACTGCCCTGGACGGCGTCCACGTCGCCGGGATCGCCGCCGGCTCGGGGATCACGCCGCTGATGGCGCTGGCCTCCAGCGTGCTGTCGGCGTCCGACACCAGCACGTTCACGCTCGTCTACACGAACCGCACGGCGATCGACGTGATGTTCCTGGAGGAGCTGGCCGACCTCAAGGACCGCTACCCGTCGCGCCTCGCCCTGCACCACGTGCTCTCGCGCGAGCAGCGCTCCGCTCCCCTGCTCTCGGGCCGGATCGACGAGGAGCGGCTGCGGACGATCCTCGACGCGCTGCTGCCGCCGGACACCGTCGACCAGTGGTTCCTCTGCGGGCCGTTCGAGCTGGTGCAGCTCTGCCGCGACGTTCTGGAGACGTACGACGTGCCGCGACAGAGCATCCACTTCGAGCTGTTCACCACCGGCGAGCCGGGCGAGGTCCGCGGCGACGTCGGGCACCCGGTCGTCGTGCACGAGGGCGAGAGGACGGCGGAGATCGAGTTCACCCTCGACGGCCAGACCTCCACGGTGACGACGCCGGTGGACGCCAACGAGTCCGTGCTCAACGCCGCGCTGCGCGTGCGGCCGGACGTGCCGTTCGCCTGCACCGGCGGCGTCTGCGGCACGTGCCGGGCGCGGCTGCTGTCCGGCGACGTGCGGATGACCGAGAACTACGCGCTGGAGCCGGAGGAGCTGGAGGCCGGCTACGTGCTCACCTGCCAGTCGCACCCGCTCACCGAGAAGGTCGCGGTGGACTATGACGTCTGA
- the paaD gene encoding 1,2-phenylacetyl-CoA epoxidase subunit PaaD, which translates to MTGHAAEAGRAWAAAAAVLDPEVPVLNIDDLGVLRAVTVTDTGVEVVLTPTYSGCPAMDAIREDVVRALAAEGFGDVRVSLALAPAWTTDWISEHGRAALRDYGIAPPSGAGPVRLTLAIKCPHCGSLKTREVSHFGSTACKALYVCDECGEPFDHFKAL; encoded by the coding sequence GTGACCGGGCACGCGGCCGAGGCCGGCCGGGCCTGGGCGGCCGCCGCCGCGGTGCTCGATCCCGAGGTCCCGGTGCTGAACATCGACGACCTCGGCGTGCTGCGCGCGGTGACCGTGACCGACACCGGGGTGGAGGTCGTGCTCACGCCGACCTACTCCGGCTGCCCGGCGATGGACGCCATCCGCGAGGACGTCGTGCGCGCCCTCGCCGCCGAGGGCTTCGGGGACGTGCGGGTCAGCCTGGCGCTCGCCCCGGCCTGGACGACCGACTGGATCAGCGAGCACGGCCGCGCCGCGCTCCGCGACTACGGCATCGCGCCGCCGTCCGGCGCCGGTCCGGTGCGGCTCACTCTCGCGATCAAGTGCCCGCACTGCGGCTCGCTGAAGACCAGGGAGGTCTCCCACTTCGGCTCCACCGCGTGCAAGGCGCTCTACGTCTGCGACGAGTGCGGCGAGCCGTTCGACCACTTCAAGGCTCTGTGA
- the paaC gene encoding 1,2-phenylacetyl-CoA epoxidase subunit PaaC produces MSAEHEHDEHGHVELSTVTLSAEFVADAATASPDVAEYALWLGDDSLVLAQRLGWWISRAPELEEDVALANIALDLLGHARSLLRYAGSATGRSEDDLAYWRDEQDFRSAHLFEQPNGDFAHTIVRQFAAAHYLFELYERLRASEDPVLAAIAGKAVKEVAYHCDHADQWVLRLALGTDESRRRTLTAFDDLWPYVAELFRDEPLMDRLEGVAPRPSTLREAFDAAVAPILAEAELELPTTFTASGGGRQGRHSEYLAPLLAEMQVLTRSHPGASW; encoded by the coding sequence GTGAGCGCCGAGCACGAGCACGACGAGCACGGCCACGTCGAGCTCAGCACCGTGACGCTGTCGGCCGAGTTCGTCGCCGACGCGGCCACGGCCTCCCCCGACGTCGCCGAATACGCGCTCTGGCTCGGCGACGACTCGCTCGTCCTCGCCCAGCGACTCGGCTGGTGGATCTCCCGCGCCCCCGAGCTCGAGGAGGACGTCGCCCTCGCGAACATCGCCCTCGACCTGCTCGGCCACGCGCGCTCGCTGCTGCGCTACGCCGGCAGCGCCACCGGGCGGTCGGAAGACGACCTGGCGTACTGGCGCGACGAGCAGGACTTCCGCTCCGCGCACCTCTTCGAGCAGCCGAACGGCGACTTCGCCCACACCATCGTGCGGCAGTTCGCGGCGGCCCACTACCTCTTCGAGCTCTACGAGCGGCTGCGCGCCTCCGAGGACCCGGTGCTCGCCGCGATCGCGGGCAAGGCCGTCAAGGAGGTCGCCTACCACTGCGATCACGCCGACCAGTGGGTGCTGCGGCTCGCGCTCGGCACCGACGAGTCCCGCCGCCGCACGCTCACCGCGTTCGACGACCTCTGGCCGTACGTGGCGGAGCTGTTCCGCGACGAGCCCCTGATGGACCGGCTGGAGGGCGTGGCCCCGCGCCCGTCGACGCTGCGCGAGGCGTTCGACGCCGCCGTCGCGCCGATCCTGGCGGAGGCCGAGCTGGAGCTCCCGACCACGTTCACCGCTTCCGGCGGCGGACGCCAGGGCCGGCACTCCGAGTACCTCGCGCCGCTGCTCGCGGAGATGCAGGTCCTCACCCGCTCGCACCCGGGAGCGTCCTGGTGA
- the paaB gene encoding 1,2-phenylacetyl-CoA epoxidase subunit PaaB produces the protein MTGDKPSTDKHGAHEVWPLWEVFVRASRGLSHVHVGSLHAPDEELAVRNARDLYTRRGEGVSIWVVRSDAITTSDPSAKDAFFTSPEGKNYRHATYYTESEGVKHL, from the coding sequence ATGACCGGCGACAAGCCCAGCACCGACAAGCACGGGGCCCACGAGGTCTGGCCCCTGTGGGAGGTCTTCGTGCGCGCGTCCCGCGGCCTCAGCCACGTGCACGTCGGCTCGCTGCACGCGCCCGACGAGGAGCTCGCGGTGCGTAACGCCCGCGACCTCTACACCCGGCGCGGCGAGGGCGTCTCGATCTGGGTGGTCCGCTCCGACGCGATCACCACGAGCGATCCCAGCGCCAAGGACGCCTTCTTCACCTCGCCGGAGGGCAAGAACTACCGGCACGCCACCTATTACACGGAGAGCGAAGGGGTGAAGCACCTGTGA
- the paaA gene encoding 1,2-phenylacetyl-CoA epoxidase subunit PaaA, whose amino-acid sequence MANTTETTVPTDDDAAGEALFEELIAADSRIEPRDWMPDAYRRTLIRQMSQHAHSEIIGMQPEANWISRAPSLKRKAILMAKVQDEAGHGLYLYSATQTLGITRDEMTEQLITGAAKYSSIFNYPTLSWADIGAIGWLVDGAAICNQVPLCRCSYAPYGRAMVRICKEESFHQRQGFEILLTLMRGTPEQQRMAQDAVNRWYWPSLMMFGPPDADSPNSARSMAWKIKRFSNDELRQRFVGMLVPQAEALGVTFPDPDLKWNDERQAYDLGEIDWSELQRVIAGDGPCNAQRLQRRREAHEDGAWVREAAAAYAEKRAQKARAQEVAA is encoded by the coding sequence ATGGCGAACACGACGGAGACCACCGTCCCCACGGATGACGACGCCGCCGGCGAGGCGCTCTTCGAGGAGCTCATCGCCGCCGACTCCCGCATCGAGCCGCGCGACTGGATGCCCGACGCATACCGGCGCACTCTCATCCGGCAGATGTCGCAGCACGCGCACTCCGAGATCATCGGCATGCAACCGGAGGCCAATTGGATCAGCCGCGCGCCGAGCCTCAAGCGCAAGGCGATCCTGATGGCCAAGGTGCAGGACGAGGCCGGCCACGGGCTCTACCTCTACTCCGCGACGCAGACGCTCGGCATCACGCGCGACGAGATGACGGAGCAGCTCATCACCGGCGCCGCCAAGTACTCCTCGATCTTCAACTACCCGACCCTGAGCTGGGCGGACATCGGCGCGATCGGCTGGCTGGTGGACGGCGCGGCGATCTGCAATCAGGTGCCGCTCTGCCGGTGCTCGTACGCACCCTACGGCCGCGCGATGGTGCGGATCTGCAAGGAGGAGTCCTTCCACCAGCGCCAGGGGTTCGAGATCCTGCTGACGCTGATGCGCGGCACTCCGGAGCAGCAGAGGATGGCGCAGGACGCGGTGAACCGCTGGTACTGGCCGTCGCTGATGATGTTCGGGCCGCCCGACGCCGACTCCCCCAACTCCGCGCGCTCGATGGCGTGGAAGATCAAGCGGTTCTCCAACGACGAGCTGCGGCAGCGGTTCGTCGGCATGCTCGTCCCGCAGGCGGAGGCGCTCGGCGTGACGTTCCCCGACCCCGACCTGAAGTGGAACGACGAGCGCCAGGCCTACGACCTCGGCGAGATCGACTGGAGCGAGCTGCAGCGCGTCATCGCCGGCGACGGCCCGTGCAACGCCCAGCGGCTGCAGCGCCGCCGCGAGGCGCACGAGGACGGGGCCTGGGTGCGCGAGGCGGCAGCGGCGTATGCGGAGAAGAGGGCGCAGAAGGCTCGCGCTCAGGAGGTCGCAGCATGA
- a CDS encoding TetR family transcriptional regulator, with protein sequence MTDTRTAEPLRRGRPGYDQRGILEVAVAAFNEHGYDATSIGMLAERLGLSKSAIYHHVASKDELLALALDEALDGLEGALRSAEETTGTAAERLAQVLRGAVLVLTDRLPYVTLLLRVRGNTEVERAALQRRRAFDHAVAALVAEARDEGSLRVDADPGVVARLLFGMINSLTEWYDPAGPVPPDELADTILALALRTPA encoded by the coding sequence GTGACCGACACCCGGACGGCCGAGCCCCTGCGCCGGGGCCGGCCCGGCTACGACCAGCGCGGCATCCTCGAGGTCGCCGTGGCCGCCTTCAACGAGCACGGCTACGACGCGACCTCCATCGGGATGCTCGCCGAGCGGCTCGGGCTGTCCAAGTCGGCGATCTACCACCACGTCGCGTCCAAGGACGAACTGCTCGCGCTGGCGCTCGACGAGGCCCTCGACGGCCTGGAGGGCGCGCTCCGCTCGGCCGAGGAGACCACCGGAACCGCCGCCGAGCGGCTCGCGCAGGTGCTCCGCGGGGCCGTCCTCGTGCTGACCGACCGCCTCCCGTACGTCACGCTGCTGCTGCGCGTGCGCGGCAACACCGAGGTGGAGCGGGCGGCATTGCAGCGCCGGCGCGCCTTCGACCACGCGGTCGCGGCGCTGGTCGCGGAGGCGCGCGACGAGGGCTCGCTGCGCGTGGACGCCGACCCCGGGGTCGTCGCCCGCCTGCTGTTCGGCATGATCAACTCCCTCACCGAGTGGTACGACCCCGCCGGCCCCGTCCCCCCGGACGAGCTCGCCGACACCATCCTCGCCCTCGCCCTGCGCACCCCCGCTTGA
- the paaZ gene encoding phenylacetic acid degradation bifunctional protein PaaZ has product MSLPSYLRDQWWSPASDEGAAEVRDASTGELVARVSADGADLAGALEYARTVGQASLGELTFHQRAVLLKRMAQVLTERKQELYDLSARAGATRTDAWIDVDGGIGALFTYSSKGRRELPNAQVVVDGPAESLAKDGSFLGQHIFTRLPGVAVQINAFNFPVWGLLEKFAPSFLAGMPTLAKPATPTAYVAEAMVRILVESGLLPAGSLQLVSGSVTGLFDHLRLGDLVAFTGSASTAERLRAHDSVQTGGVRFTSETDSINASVLGPDALPGTPEFDAYVKQLVVELTAKAGQKCTAIRRAIVPAAAVDDLLAAVRSRIEERVVVGDPRAEGVTMGPLASREQRAEVLRQVARLVAAGGELAIGGLDQPSVTRGDGTLGVEPEGAFVAPIVLRFADARTPEAHTVEAFGPVAAVLPYGSAAEAAQLVALGGGSLVTSAATHDPAFARELVLATAAYNGRILLLDRDDARTSTGHGSPMPHLVHGGPGRAGGGEELGGIRAVLNHMQRTAIQGSPDLLTAITGVWHEGAAAETDGPHPFRKSLATLRIGDQVQSEPRRVTLDDIETFATFTGDTFYAHMDEEAAAANPFFPGRVAHGYLLVSWAAGLFVDPAPGPVLANSGLENLRFVTPVSPGDSIRVALTAKQITPRETEDYGEVRWDARILNQKDELVASYDVLTLVAKE; this is encoded by the coding sequence ATGAGTCTGCCCAGCTACCTGCGCGATCAGTGGTGGAGCCCCGCGTCCGACGAGGGCGCCGCCGAGGTGCGCGACGCGTCGACCGGCGAGCTCGTCGCCCGCGTCAGCGCGGACGGCGCCGACCTGGCCGGAGCGCTCGAGTACGCGCGCACGGTCGGGCAGGCCTCCCTCGGCGAGCTGACCTTCCACCAGCGCGCCGTGCTCCTCAAGCGGATGGCGCAGGTGCTCACCGAGCGCAAGCAGGAGCTCTACGACCTCTCCGCCCGCGCCGGCGCGACCCGCACGGACGCCTGGATCGACGTGGACGGCGGCATCGGCGCGCTGTTCACATACTCCTCGAAGGGGCGCCGCGAGCTCCCGAACGCGCAGGTCGTCGTGGACGGCCCCGCGGAGTCGCTGGCGAAGGACGGCTCGTTCCTCGGCCAGCACATCTTCACCCGGCTGCCCGGCGTCGCCGTGCAGATCAACGCGTTCAACTTCCCGGTCTGGGGGCTGCTGGAGAAGTTCGCGCCGTCGTTCCTCGCCGGGATGCCGACCCTCGCCAAGCCCGCGACGCCGACCGCGTACGTGGCCGAGGCGATGGTGCGCATCCTGGTCGAGTCCGGCCTGCTCCCCGCGGGGTCGCTCCAGCTCGTGAGCGGGAGCGTGACCGGGCTGTTCGATCACCTGCGGCTGGGCGACCTGGTGGCCTTCACGGGGTCGGCCTCCACCGCCGAGCGGCTGCGCGCACATGACTCCGTGCAGACCGGCGGGGTGCGGTTCACGAGCGAGACGGACTCCATCAACGCGTCGGTGCTCGGCCCGGACGCGCTGCCGGGGACGCCCGAGTTCGACGCGTACGTCAAGCAGCTCGTGGTGGAGCTGACCGCCAAGGCGGGCCAGAAGTGCACGGCGATCCGCCGCGCGATCGTCCCGGCCGCGGCCGTCGACGACCTGCTCGCGGCGGTGCGGTCGCGCATCGAGGAGCGCGTCGTGGTCGGCGACCCGCGCGCGGAGGGCGTCACGATGGGCCCGCTCGCCTCGCGCGAGCAGCGTGCGGAGGTGCTGCGCCAGGTGGCGCGACTGGTGGCCGCAGGCGGCGAGCTCGCGATCGGCGGCCTCGACCAGCCGAGCGTCACGCGCGGCGACGGCACCCTCGGGGTCGAGCCGGAGGGCGCCTTCGTCGCCCCGATCGTGCTGCGGTTCGCCGACGCCCGGACGCCGGAGGCGCACACCGTGGAGGCCTTCGGCCCGGTCGCGGCCGTGCTGCCGTACGGCTCGGCGGCCGAGGCGGCCCAGCTCGTGGCGCTCGGCGGCGGCTCGCTGGTGACCAGCGCGGCCACGCACGACCCGGCGTTCGCGCGCGAGCTGGTGCTGGCGACGGCCGCCTACAACGGCCGCATCCTGCTGCTCGACCGCGACGACGCCCGCACCTCGACGGGCCACGGCTCGCCGATGCCGCACCTCGTCCACGGCGGCCCCGGCCGCGCGGGCGGCGGCGAGGAGCTGGGCGGCATCCGCGCGGTGCTGAACCACATGCAGCGCACGGCCATCCAGGGCTCCCCCGACCTCCTCACCGCGATCACCGGCGTGTGGCACGAGGGCGCGGCGGCCGAGACCGACGGCCCGCACCCGTTCCGCAAGTCGCTGGCGACGCTGCGGATCGGCGACCAGGTACAGTCGGAGCCGCGCCGGGTCACGCTGGACGACATCGAGACCTTCGCGACCTTCACCGGCGACACCTTCTACGCGCACATGGACGAGGAGGCCGCGGCAGCGAACCCGTTCTTCCCGGGTCGGGTCGCACACGGCTACCTGCTCGTGTCCTGGGCTGCCGGCCTGTTCGTCGACCCGGCGCCGGGCCCCGTGCTCGCCAACTCGGGGCTGGAGAACCTGCGTTTCGTGACGCCGGTCTCCCCCGGCGACAGCATCCGGGTGGCGCTGACGGCCAAGCAGATCACGCCGCGCGAGACGGAGGACTACGGCGAGGTGCGCTGGGACGCGCGCATCCTCAACCAGAAGGACGAGCTGGTCGCCTCGTACGACGTGCTGACGCTGGTCGCGAAGGAGTAG
- a CDS encoding hotdog fold thioesterase, giving the protein MADGDWTIELGELDEKMGVRILEQSAERVVATMPVAGNRQSFGLLHGGASVAFAEALGSWAAVIHAGPGRSAVGLDINATHHRSARSGLVTGVATAIRLGRTVTSHEVVLTDEDGNRLCTARITNLIVAAPERA; this is encoded by the coding sequence GTGGCCGATGGAGACTGGACGATCGAGCTCGGCGAGCTCGACGAGAAGATGGGCGTGCGCATCCTGGAGCAATCCGCGGAGCGTGTCGTCGCGACGATGCCGGTGGCGGGCAACCGCCAGTCGTTCGGGCTGCTGCACGGCGGCGCCTCGGTGGCGTTCGCGGAGGCGCTCGGCTCCTGGGCGGCGGTCATCCACGCCGGCCCCGGCCGCAGCGCGGTCGGGCTCGACATCAACGCGACGCACCACCGGTCGGCCCGCAGCGGCCTGGTGACCGGCGTCGCGACCGCCATCCGGCTGGGCAGGACGGTCACCTCGCACGAGGTGGTCCTCACCGACGAGGACGGCAACCGGCTCTGCACCGCGCGCATCACGAACCTCATCGTGGCGGCTCCGGAGCGCGCGTGA